A part of Ictalurus furcatus strain D&B chromosome 8, Billie_1.0, whole genome shotgun sequence genomic DNA contains:
- the LOC128611587 gene encoding uncharacterized protein LOC128611587, with the protein MQSIMKLCCAKDVVHENTLTKEKTSSLKTAMTDQGSQTYQGLQTDLDVQTDQGSQTYQGLQTDLDVQTDQDSQTYQGLQTDLDVQTDLDLQTDLGLQTEPGLQTDPGLQTDFGLQTDLGLQTDPGLQTDPGLQTDFGLQTDLGLQTDSGLQTDFGLQTDPGLQTDFGLQTDQCLQTDPGLQTDFGLQTDLGLQTDFGLQTDLVLQTDLGLQTDLYLQTDQCLQTDLGLQTDQCLQTDQCLQTDLGLQTYPGLQTDQCLQTDLGLQTYPGLQTDQCLQTDQYLLKPWVKATRHRTRRPKASTLRGAPPTASTKALPGKTEELLEQLEVQKDNTSGNVQVEHLPELQAPAPPTVPRRDSEADSEVEPGPSCMPMQEIDALTVEDTGQMLLPAPEESLESITAHQPDINIPCGSRRVTRSAKRFGSPQVVHLPPVKTTRRLASTFGSTPNPHFRDNHRRSEYEDSYGPKRRTRNFSLALYRQQKGTL; encoded by the exons ATGCAGTCTATAATGAAACTGTGTTGTGCAAAAGATGTGGTTCACGAGAACACATTAACAAAGGAAAAGACTTCTAGCTTGAAGACAGCGATg ACAGATCAGGGCTCACAGACATATCAGGGCTTACAGACAGATCTGGACGTACAGACAGATCAGGGCTCACAGACATATCAGGGCTTACAGACAGATCTGGACGTACAGACAGATCAGGACTCACAGACATATCAGGGCTTACAGACAGATCTGGACGTACAGACAGATCTGGACTTACAGACAGATCTGGGCTTACAGACAGAGCCGGGCTTACAGACAGATCCGGGTTTACAGACAGATTTCGGCTTACAGACAGATCTGGGCTTACAGACAGATCCGGGCTTACAGACAGATCCGGGTTTACAGACAGATTTTGGCTTACAGACAGATCTGGGCTTACAGACAGATTCGGGCTTACAGACAGATTTCGGCTTACAGACAGATCCGGGCTTACAGACAGATTTCGGTTTACAGACAGATCAGTGCTTACAGACAGATCCGGGCTTACAGACAGATTTCGGCTTACAGACAGATCTGGGCTTACAGACAGATTTCGGCTTACAGACAGATCTGGTCTTACAGACAGATCTGGGCTTACAGACAGATCTGTACTTACAGACAGATCAGTGCTTACAGACAGATCTGGGCTTACAGACAGATCAGTGCTTACAGACAGATCAGTGCTTACAGACAGATCTGGGCTTACAGACATATCCGGGCTTACAGACAGATCAGTGCTTACAGACAGATCTGGGCTTACAGACATATCCGGGCTTACAGACAGATCAGTGCTTACAGACAGATCAGTACTTACTGAAACCCTGGGTGAAAGCTACACGCCACCGAACGCGCCGTCCAAAGGCATCCACTCTTCGGGGTGCTCCTCCTACAGCTTCCACAAAAGCTCTACCTG GAAAAACAGAGGAGCTCCTAGAGCAGCTTGAAGTACAGAAGGATAACACTTCTGGAAATGTTCAGGTGGAGCACCTCCCCGAGCTCCAGGCTCCTGCTCCACCCACTGTCCCCAGAAGAG ATTCAGAAGCAGATTCAGAAGTAGAGCCAGGACCCAGTTGTATGCCTATGCAGGAGATTGATGCTCTCACTGTGGAAGACACAG GACAAATGTTGCTGCCAGCCCCGGAGGAGAGTCTAGAGAGTATAACGGCTCATCAGCCCGACATCAACATACCATg CGGGTCTCGGCGGGTGACTAGGTCTGCGAAGAGATTTGGTTCGCCACAAGTTGTCCACTTACCTCCGGTGAAAACTACACGCCGTTTGGCCTCGACCTTTGGGAGCACACCTAACCCTCATTTTAGAGACAATCATCGACGCTCTGAATACGAGGACAGCTACGGTCCTAAG AGACGCACCAGAAATTTCAGCCTTGCTCTGTACCGACAGCAAAAAGGAACACTTTAA